The sequence ATTCGCCGACAGGATTTACATAGAGATGCCGAAGTGGAGGGATGTTCATTCTATTGTAATAAGGAATTTCGTCTCAACGAGTTCTTCAAGAAAGCTGTCAAGATCATGCTCAAGATCGGTTTCATCGGGGTAAAGATCTTCTAATTTTTTCAGAATCTGGCTTCTCTTCTTCTTTTTTTCTATAAGGTCGCATATTCCCCACGCGACATCTTCAACGAGTTTCAGCTCACCTGTATCTACATTGAAAAGAATGCCCCCTTCAGGTTCCTCCCTGAAGACAACATTATCCGGATATTCTATCTTTTCCATACAGCGCCTTTCAAAAAATGGAACATTGACCCGGCCTTCGGGGTAATATATTACTATAGCAGTCTATTGAAATACCCTAAGGAGAAGTTTCAATTATGAAAAC is a genomic window of Candidatus Aegiribacteria sp. containing:
- a CDS encoding PqqD family protein, whose product is MEKIEYPDNVVFREEPEGGILFNVDTGELKLVEDVAWGICDLIEKKKKRSQILKKLEDLYPDETDLEHDLDSFLEELVETKFLITIE